The following are encoded together in the Acetobacter vaccinii genome:
- a CDS encoding circularly permuted type 2 ATP-grasp protein, with translation MNDATLAPTPTQPGGLLDNYRVPDFFCELMNRHDPYPATLQCVRDRLATMDLEELRQRTAAAEAQLYRMGITFTVYTNREAIDRILPFDAIPRVITAAEWSHIERGVQQRLNALNLFLHDIYNDQKILKDGIIPAELVLKNPNYCEAMVGLKVPGGVYVHVNGTDLIRDRDGRFLILEDNARTPSGVSYVLENRHMMLRLMPDLASGLPIRSVEEYGPRLHQTLCEVAPDGVEDPQVVLLSPGIYNSAYFEHVFLSREMGVPLVEGKDLFVENHRVFMRTTMGPRPVHAIYRRLNDEFLDPLAFNPDSLLGVPGLIEAYRRGNVTLANALGTGVADDKAVYAYMPRIIQYYLGEDPILDNVQTNICAEPEGLAYTLANLDKLVVKPVGESGGYGLLIGPHATRAELEEFRQKLLQDPANYISQPVIGLSVTPTLCPDGVEARHVDLRPFALAGRSIWVLPGGLSRVALRKGSLVVNSSQGGGSKDTWVMAS, from the coding sequence ATGAATGACGCCACACTTGCCCCCACCCCCACGCAGCCCGGCGGGCTGCTGGACAACTACAGGGTTCCCGATTTTTTCTGCGAACTGATGAACCGGCATGACCCCTACCCCGCCACCTTGCAATGTGTGCGGGACAGGCTGGCCACAATGGACCTGGAGGAACTGCGCCAGCGCACCGCCGCCGCCGAAGCCCAGCTCTACAGAATGGGTATTACCTTTACCGTTTACACAAACCGCGAAGCCATAGACCGTATCCTGCCGTTTGATGCCATACCCCGCGTTATTACCGCCGCCGAATGGTCCCATATTGAACGCGGTGTGCAACAGCGGCTGAACGCGCTCAACCTGTTCCTGCACGACATCTACAACGACCAGAAAATCCTCAAAGACGGGATTATCCCCGCAGAACTGGTACTGAAAAACCCGAACTACTGCGAGGCCATGGTGGGCCTTAAAGTGCCGGGAGGTGTTTATGTACACGTCAACGGCACAGACCTGATCCGTGATCGGGATGGCCGTTTTCTTATTCTGGAAGACAATGCCCGCACACCCTCTGGCGTTTCCTACGTACTGGAAAACCGCCACATGATGCTGCGGCTCATGCCTGATCTGGCCTCGGGCCTGCCGATCCGTTCTGTTGAAGAATATGGCCCCAGGCTGCACCAGACCTTGTGCGAAGTCGCCCCCGATGGGGTGGAAGACCCACAGGTGGTGCTGCTCTCCCCCGGTATTTATAACTCCGCTTATTTTGAGCATGTTTTTCTATCGCGCGAAATGGGGGTACCACTGGTTGAAGGCAAAGACCTGTTTGTTGAAAACCACCGTGTTTTCATGCGGACTACCATGGGGCCGCGCCCTGTCCACGCCATTTACCGCCGCCTGAATGATGAATTTCTGGACCCGCTGGCCTTTAACCCCGACAGCCTGCTGGGCGTGCCTGGGCTGATCGAAGCCTATCGGCGTGGCAATGTCACACTAGCCAATGCGCTGGGCACCGGTGTAGCGGACGACAAAGCCGTTTACGCTTACATGCCACGCATTATCCAATACTATCTGGGGGAAGACCCCATTTTGGACAACGTGCAGACCAATATCTGCGCCGAGCCTGAGGGGCTGGCCTACACACTGGCCAACCTGGACAAACTGGTTGTAAAACCTGTTGGTGAATCCGGTGGTTATGGGCTTCTCATAGGCCCGCACGCGACCCGTGCGGAGCTGGAGGAGTTCCGCCAGAAACTGCTCCAGGACCCTGCCAATTACATCAGCCAGCCAGTGATCGGCCTGTCTGTGACCCCGACCCTGTGCCCGGATGGGGTGGAAGCACGGCACGTTGACCTGCGCCCCTTTGCTCTGGCCGGACGGTCCATCTGGGTGCTGCCGGGTGGCCTCTCACGAGTGGCACTGCGTAAAGGCTCGCTTGTCGTCAATTCCTCCCAGGGGGGTGGCTCCAAAGATACATGGGTGATGGCATCATGA
- a CDS encoding transglutaminase family protein, producing MTSHVRLVHRTHYRYDRPVTLGVQTIRLRPMADCRTPVLSYALAVSPAGASLSWARDWAGNTAAHVQFGQQVSTFEIMVDLVVDMTPYNPRDGLPDGAFWQADGPEEQAYTLPTACTQETAAFLDACLPDLPEEPVARFVALNHMIAARIRYERRMEPGVLPPEETLRRACGSCRDTAWLMVVLARQLGYSARFVSGYLLQPVQEGGHETLSADLHAWAQVLLPGLGWLGFDTTSGRLAAEGHVPLAVASVPADAAPVTGLLDCCKATLDVQMDVCHLLDMDEAAHIRTPAVARV from the coding sequence ATGACTTCTCATGTCAGGCTGGTGCACCGTACGCACTACCGGTACGACCGGCCCGTTACCCTGGGTGTGCAGACCATACGGCTGCGACCTATGGCGGACTGTCGTACTCCTGTTCTGTCCTACGCGCTTGCGGTCAGCCCTGCCGGGGCCAGCCTGTCATGGGCACGGGACTGGGCGGGCAATACTGCCGCGCATGTGCAGTTTGGGCAGCAGGTGAGTACGTTTGAAATCATGGTGGACCTGGTGGTGGACATGACCCCCTATAACCCACGTGATGGGCTGCCTGATGGGGCCTTCTGGCAGGCGGATGGACCTGAGGAACAGGCCTACACCCTGCCAACTGCCTGTACGCAGGAAACCGCAGCTTTTCTTGACGCCTGCCTGCCCGATCTGCCGGAAGAGCCTGTGGCGCGTTTTGTGGCGCTGAACCACATGATCGCCGCGCGTATACGCTATGAGCGCCGGATGGAGCCCGGTGTTCTGCCGCCAGAGGAAACCCTGCGTAGGGCGTGTGGTTCCTGCCGTGACACGGCGTGGCTTATGGTCGTTCTGGCCCGGCAACTGGGGTATTCTGCCCGCTTTGTATCGGGCTATCTGCTCCAGCCCGTGCAGGAAGGCGGGCATGAAACCCTGAGCGCGGATTTGCACGCCTGGGCACAGGTGCTGCTGCCGGGGCTGGGGTGGCTGGGGTTTGACACCACGTCCGGGCGCTTGGCGGCGGAGGGCCATGTCCCACTTGCGGTTGCCAGTGTCCCCGCCGATGCGGCCCCCGTGACCGGCCTGCTGGATTGTTGCAAGGCCACGCTGGATGTGCAGATGGATGTCTGCCACCTGCTGGACATGGACGAGGCAGCCCACATACGCACACCCGCAGTGGCCCGTGTTTAG
- a CDS encoding zinc-binding metallopeptidase family protein produces MKTFACQVCGTLLSFENTKCEQCGAVLGFLPETTTLSALRPLGAGLWQPLEASEGPRRFCANHDHGVCNWLAPPGAQAGGFCLACQFNRLIPNLSSPEKHEQWRKLEVAKHRLIYTILRLKLPFKTRLQDPLGGLVFDFLDDPPDASGSIVTGHDNGVITIATREADDAYRERMRVDMGEYYRTLLGHFRHEIGHYYWNILVRDGGRLEACRRVFGDDRSDYASALHAHYQHPPVANWQEKHVTAYATAHPWEDFAETWAHYFHIIATLDTALSCGMTIGPQIAGTLPPPDLGDPYADMTFDDIMAAWVPLTYAVNGLNRSMGLADFYPFVLTAGVRLKLAFVHDLVREAQRKGA; encoded by the coding sequence ATGAAAACCTTTGCCTGCCAGGTTTGCGGGACTCTGCTGTCGTTTGAAAATACCAAGTGTGAACAGTGCGGTGCTGTTCTTGGGTTCCTGCCTGAAACAACAACATTGTCAGCTCTGCGGCCTTTGGGGGCAGGGCTCTGGCAGCCTTTGGAGGCATCGGAAGGCCCGCGCCGCTTTTGTGCCAACCATGACCATGGGGTGTGTAACTGGCTGGCCCCACCGGGGGCACAAGCCGGAGGGTTCTGTCTGGCCTGTCAGTTCAACAGGCTTATCCCCAACCTCTCCAGCCCCGAAAAGCATGAGCAGTGGCGCAAGTTGGAGGTTGCCAAACACAGGCTGATTTACACCATTCTGCGTTTGAAGCTGCCTTTTAAAACCAGGCTGCAAGACCCGCTCGGTGGCCTTGTGTTCGACTTTCTGGATGACCCGCCCGATGCCTCAGGCAGTATTGTCACCGGGCACGACAACGGTGTTATCACCATTGCCACGCGGGAAGCGGATGATGCCTACCGCGAACGTATGCGCGTGGATATGGGGGAGTATTACCGCACCCTGTTAGGGCATTTCCGGCACGAAATCGGGCATTATTACTGGAATATTCTGGTGCGCGATGGGGGACGCCTGGAAGCCTGCCGCCGTGTTTTTGGAGATGACCGGAGCGACTACGCCTCGGCCCTGCACGCTCATTATCAACATCCACCTGTTGCAAACTGGCAGGAAAAACATGTGACCGCCTATGCCACGGCCCACCCGTGGGAAGATTTTGCGGAAACATGGGCGCATTATTTCCATATTATCGCAACGCTTGATACCGCGCTGTCCTGTGGCATGACCATTGGGCCGCAGATCGCGGGCACATTGCCCCCGCCCGATCTGGGTGATCCGTATGCGGATATGACGTTTGATGACATCATGGCAGCTTGGGTGCCCCTGACATATGCGGTCAATGGTCTCAACCGCTCCATGGGGCTGGCCGATTTTTATCCTTTTGTCCTGACGGCAGGGGTGCGCCTCAAGCTGGCATTTGTGCATGACCTGGTGCGCGAGGCCCAGCGCAAAGGGGCCTGA
- a CDS encoding ABC transporter permease — protein MLIPLLRRLGQTVFVLFGISALVFAVFFATPGADPTARIAGRNAAPQTLEKVRKEYGFDRPLPVQYAIMMKKLFITRDLASYADRGERVVPEIIHAAPVTLSLVCGAAIVWTVVSITMGVIAAALKGTWVDRGLMALGLVGISIPVFWLGQVTNLITQNRYHDTWLFSWVPGPGYIPFSEDPTGWFKALVIPWCVLAVMFIGIYSRVLRADLVALSGEDFMRTARAKGLSPTRILLRHGLRTAMITFVSLFGMDFAQLVGGGALLTEVVFGLPGVGRLTYQALSSMDLPLIMATVMYSAVFVVIASAVVDMLYLLLDPRVRDGSQK, from the coding sequence ATGCTCATTCCCCTTCTCCGCCGTCTGGGCCAGACTGTCTTTGTCCTGTTCGGTATTTCCGCACTGGTATTTGCCGTCTTTTTTGCAACACCGGGAGCAGACCCCACCGCCCGCATAGCCGGGCGTAATGCAGCCCCGCAGACATTGGAAAAAGTCCGCAAGGAATACGGCTTTGACCGCCCCCTGCCTGTGCAATACGCGATTATGATGAAAAAGCTGTTCATCACGCGCGATCTTGCCTCCTACGCTGACAGGGGCGAGCGCGTGGTGCCAGAAATTATCCACGCTGCGCCGGTCACACTCTCGCTGGTCTGCGGGGCGGCCATTGTCTGGACTGTGGTCTCCATAACCATGGGGGTAATTGCTGCAGCCCTCAAAGGCACATGGGTTGACCGTGGGTTGATGGCGCTCGGGCTTGTTGGCATTTCCATCCCGGTTTTCTGGCTGGGGCAAGTCACCAACCTGATTACCCAGAACCGCTATCATGACACCTGGCTGTTTTCCTGGGTACCCGGGCCCGGCTACATTCCTTTTTCGGAAGATCCGACAGGGTGGTTCAAGGCTCTTGTCATTCCATGGTGTGTGCTGGCGGTCATGTTTATTGGCATTTACAGCCGTGTACTGCGGGCCGATCTGGTTGCCCTGTCGGGTGAGGACTTTATGCGCACAGCCCGCGCCAAAGGTCTGTCACCCACCCGTATTCTGCTCCGGCATGGGCTCCGCACCGCCATGATTACGTTTGTCTCGCTGTTTGGCATGGATTTTGCACAGCTTGTCGGTGGAGGAGCGCTGCTGACCGAAGTGGTGTTTGGCCTGCCCGGTGTCGGGCGGCTGACATATCAGGCGCTCAGCAGTATGGACCTGCCGCTGATTATGGCCACTGTCATGTATTCCGCCGTTTTTGTGGTGATCGCCAGTGCTGTGGTGGATATGCTCTACCTGCTGCTAGACCCGCGTGTGCGGGACGGAAGCCAGAAGTAA
- a CDS encoding ABC transporter permease → MTAKPQAPRPTPGPWRMALYSLRRNRSAMLSLSVLIAMMLACLLAPLYAHNVAHTDPFVSNVAGTVVLGGQETDIMQPNDNPLHLGLSPIGPTWRSTYLLGADSQGRDIAARLLYGGRNSLLISSCAAVLCLILATITGIAAGFFGGVVDTVLSRLMDIMWAVPVYLFAISLSIMTVSSGLRIGPFVIEANNLLIPIAIIALVYVPYAARPIRGRVIALRQAEFVVAARCLGIPRWRIVVQDILPNVATTLVVLGPLVMAMALLAESALSFLSIGVQAPAASWGTIIQDGEGLIYTRPMVAIAPGLAIVAVVLALNILGDGLRDALDVRDTSRAESP, encoded by the coding sequence ATGACAGCCAAGCCCCAAGCCCCCCGCCCGACACCTGGCCCATGGCGTATGGCGCTGTACAGCCTGCGCCGTAACCGCTCGGCCATGCTCTCCCTATCCGTTCTGATCGCCATGATGCTGGCCTGCCTGCTGGCCCCTCTTTATGCCCACAATGTGGCCCATACCGACCCTTTTGTATCCAATGTCGCAGGCACAGTTGTACTGGGCGGGCAGGAAACCGATATTATGCAGCCCAACGACAACCCGCTGCATCTGGGGCTCAGCCCCATCGGCCCGACATGGCGGAGCACCTACCTGCTGGGGGCCGACAGCCAGGGCCGTGATATTGCGGCGCGCCTGCTGTATGGGGGGCGCAATTCGCTGCTTATTTCATCCTGCGCGGCTGTGCTGTGCCTGATCCTGGCCACCATAACCGGCATTGCCGCAGGTTTTTTTGGCGGGGTGGTGGATACCGTGCTGTCACGGCTTATGGACATCATGTGGGCTGTGCCGGTCTATCTATTCGCCATTTCCCTGTCCATCATGACGGTCAGTTCCGGCCTCCGCATTGGCCCGTTTGTCATTGAGGCCAACAATTTACTTATTCCCATTGCCATTATTGCTCTGGTGTATGTGCCCTATGCCGCCCGACCGATACGTGGGCGGGTCATAGCCTTGCGGCAGGCTGAATTTGTGGTGGCGGCCCGCTGTCTGGGCATACCGCGCTGGCGTATTGTGGTGCAGGATATTCTGCCCAACGTGGCCACAACCCTGGTCGTCCTCGGCCCCCTTGTCATGGCCATGGCACTGTTGGCGGAAAGTGCGCTGTCCTTCCTCTCCATTGGGGTGCAGGCTCCTGCGGCCTCGTGGGGGACCATTATCCAGGATGGGGAAGGCCTGATCTACACCCGCCCGATGGTGGCCATTGCCCCCGGTCTTGCCATTGTGGCCGTCGTGCTGGCCCTGAACATTCTGGGCGATGGCCTGCGTGACGCGCTGGACGTGCGCGACACCAGCCGCGCAGAAAGCCCATAG
- a CDS encoding ABC transporter substrate-binding protein, with product MIRAFLLFTLIGLPLLPPCAAYGAPPAPNAPANPAVGGTLRVVTEASAGTLDPQIAYVAVTKVFETPVYDTLLTYPKFAGQDAQAVIANLAEAVPAPEDGGLTYRLTLRKGIRFSNGQPVTVADVAASFRRMFAVGSPTAGPYYSHIQGAQACLKDPAHCTLAGGIETDAQTRRITFHLSSPDPEFPERLAWIHSSILPASTPAHDMGNTPIPGTGPYLIAEYDPTTRLQLARNPYFEEWSHDAQPAGYTDHILVTFGLDREAQVSAVENGQADWMYENVPLDRLGEIGSRYAQQVHIYRLLLYYFAMLNVNEPPFNSLAARQALNYAVNRHAMVIYSGGPAVATPQCQLLPEGTPGYEPFCDYTLGASPDHPARNWQKPDMEQARALVRASGTAGAKVTIVVPAEGRSSNAAEELRGTLEALGYQASVHSISQVIHFTFVQNTDNKVQISIGGWNADYPSASSFLSTLFSCENFHPHSDNSPNMAGFCDPAIDRMMDDAARQALGDRSASNHLWAQVDRALMRQAPAVPLVQTRRVVLLSKRVRNVIVTLNDEILLSQLQVQ from the coding sequence ATGATCCGTGCGTTTTTGCTGTTCACCCTGATCGGGTTGCCACTGCTGCCCCCCTGCGCCGCATATGGCGCGCCCCCTGCCCCCAACGCCCCTGCCAACCCGGCCGTAGGGGGCACACTCCGGGTTGTGACAGAGGCCTCGGCAGGTACGCTGGACCCGCAGATCGCTTACGTGGCCGTGACAAAGGTGTTTGAAACCCCGGTCTATGACACGCTGCTGACCTACCCCAAATTTGCTGGGCAGGACGCCCAGGCCGTTATTGCCAATCTGGCGGAAGCGGTGCCTGCGCCAGAAGATGGGGGGCTGACCTATCGGCTGACCCTGCGCAAGGGCATCCGTTTTTCCAACGGTCAGCCCGTTACCGTGGCGGATGTCGCAGCCTCCTTCCGGCGGATGTTTGCCGTGGGCAGCCCGACTGCGGGCCCCTATTACAGCCATATCCAGGGGGCACAGGCCTGCCTGAAAGACCCTGCCCACTGCACCCTGGCAGGCGGTATTGAAACCGATGCCCAGACAAGGCGCATCACCTTCCATCTGAGCAGCCCGGACCCGGAGTTTCCCGAACGGCTGGCCTGGATCCATTCCTCCATCCTGCCCGCCAGCACCCCGGCCCATGACATGGGCAACACGCCCATCCCCGGCACCGGGCCTTATCTGATCGCGGAGTATGACCCCACCACCCGGCTGCAACTGGCACGCAACCCGTATTTTGAGGAATGGTCTCATGACGCCCAGCCCGCAGGCTACACCGACCATATCCTTGTAACCTTCGGGCTGGACAGGGAGGCCCAGGTCTCGGCGGTGGAGAACGGTCAGGCCGACTGGATGTATGAAAACGTGCCGCTTGACCGCCTGGGAGAAATTGGCAGCCGTTACGCACAGCAGGTCCATATCTACCGGCTGCTGCTCTATTACTTCGCCATGCTGAATGTGAACGAGCCGCCCTTTAATTCCCTCGCGGCGCGTCAGGCGCTCAACTACGCGGTCAACCGTCATGCCATGGTCATTTACAGCGGAGGCCCTGCCGTAGCGACCCCACAATGCCAGTTGCTGCCCGAAGGCACACCGGGTTACGAGCCTTTTTGTGACTACACACTTGGGGCCTCCCCCGACCACCCTGCCCGCAACTGGCAAAAGCCCGATATGGAGCAGGCCCGCGCTCTTGTCCGCGCCAGCGGCACGGCAGGGGCAAAGGTGACCATTGTTGTCCCGGCAGAAGGCCGGTCCAGCAACGCGGCGGAAGAACTGCGCGGCACGCTGGAAGCTCTGGGTTATCAGGCATCGGTCCACAGTATCAGCCAGGTGATTCACTTTACCTTTGTGCAGAACACAGACAACAAGGTGCAGATTTCGATTGGTGGCTGGAATGCCGACTACCCCTCCGCCTCCAGCTTTCTGAGCACTCTTTTTTCATGCGAGAATTTTCATCCCCATTCCGATAACTCTCCCAATATGGCAGGTTTCTGCGACCCGGCCATCGACCGGATGATGGACGACGCCGCGCGTCAGGCGCTGGGTGACCGGAGCGCCAGCAACCACCTGTGGGCGCAGGTTGACCGTGCGCTCATGCGTCAGGCCCCTGCCGTCCCTCTGGTGCAGACGCGGCGTGTTGTCCTGTTGTCAAAACGGGTACGCAACGTCATCGTCACCCTTAATGATGAAATCCTGCTTTCCCAGCTTCAGGTCCAATGA
- a CDS encoding aminotransferase class I/II-fold pyridoxal phosphate-dependent enzyme encodes MPIPEIDPFHAISISALAHQLEQDGRSVIHLEFGQPSTPAPRAALARAHHVLDTDPMGYWESEALKVRIAAHYATAYGVSVAPERIVLTCGASAALVLAFCTQFVPGQRVALARPGYVAYRNTLRTLHIQPVEIACGPAERFQLTAGQLAVLDPAPAGVIVASPANPTGTILSGAELEDIARVCQERGISIISDEIYHGLSYTTPARTMLEYAPDALIINSFSKYFSMAPWRLGWLVVPEKLVGAARARMGNLFLPPSALSQHAALAAFECEEELQGHVATYRTNRDLFLKALPAMGLAHIAPPDGAFYIYADIRHLSDDSLTFCRDLLCDTGVATAPGLDFDPVDGRFYIRFSFAASTDRVQDAISRMIPWFQARMAAKSIKT; translated from the coding sequence ATGCCCATTCCTGAGATTGATCCTTTCCACGCCATTTCCATCAGCGCGCTGGCCCACCAGCTTGAGCAGGACGGCCGTTCGGTCATCCATCTGGAATTTGGCCAGCCCTCCACCCCGGCCCCCCGTGCGGCGCTTGCCCGGGCGCACCATGTTCTCGACACTGACCCCATGGGGTATTGGGAGAGCGAGGCCCTTAAGGTCCGTATCGCTGCGCATTACGCAACGGCTTATGGGGTTAGCGTAGCGCCTGAGCGCATTGTGCTGACATGCGGGGCTTCTGCGGCTCTGGTGCTGGCTTTCTGCACGCAGTTTGTGCCTGGCCAGCGTGTGGCGCTGGCGCGGCCGGGTTATGTTGCCTACCGCAACACCTTGCGAACACTGCATATTCAGCCCGTTGAAATTGCCTGTGGGCCTGCGGAGCGCTTCCAACTGACAGCCGGGCAGCTTGCAGTCTTGGACCCGGCCCCTGCGGGGGTGATTGTGGCGAGTCCCGCCAACCCGACGGGCACAATCCTGTCGGGGGCGGAGCTGGAGGACATTGCCAGGGTCTGCCAGGAGCGCGGTATCAGCATTATCTCAGACGAAATCTATCACGGGCTAAGCTACACAACGCCTGCGCGTACCATGCTGGAATATGCGCCAGATGCCTTGATTATTAACAGTTTCTCCAAATATTTTTCCATGGCGCCATGGCGTCTGGGCTGGCTGGTCGTGCCGGAAAAACTGGTCGGTGCCGCACGGGCGCGGATGGGCAACCTGTTTCTGCCGCCCTCCGCCCTGAGCCAGCACGCAGCCCTGGCGGCTTTTGAGTGTGAGGAAGAGCTGCAGGGTCATGTGGCCACGTATCGCACCAACCGCGACCTGTTCCTCAAGGCCTTGCCCGCTATGGGGCTGGCCCATATTGCCCCGCCGGATGGGGCTTTTTACATCTATGCCGATATCCGCCATCTGAGCGATGACAGCCTGACATTCTGCCGTGACCTGCTGTGTGATACGGGCGTTGCCACCGCACCGGGGCTTGATTTTGACCCCGTTGATGGGCGGTTTTACATTCGCTTCAGCTTTGCTGCCTCCACCGACCGGGTGCAGGACGCCATCAGCCGCATGATCCCGTGGTTTCAGGCACGCATGGCAGCCAAAAGTATAAAAACATGA
- the guaB gene encoding IMP dehydrogenase, producing the protein MTPSPYSRVTEALAFDDVLVVPDASDVVPSQTTVRTRLTRSIELNIPLISSAMDTVSEERMAIAMAQQGGLGVIHKNLTPEVQAEHVRRVKRFESGMVVNPVTVGPDQTLAEVREIMSRHGISGLPVVEPGSQELVGILTNRDVRFANDLNQRVSELMTRDRLVTVRNGVDADTARQLLHKHRIEKLLVVDDANRCIGIVTVKDMDKAVAHPLAIKDSMGRLRCAAATGVGEEGFSRAKLLIEAGVDVLVVDTAHGHSAGVLDAVARLKALDPNIQIMAGNVATPEAAQALAKAGADCIKIGIGPGSICTTRIVAGVGVPQFSAVLETAQACKELDVRCVADGGIRTSGDIVKAIGAGADVVMIGSLLAGTDEAPGEVFLYQGRSYKSYRGMGSLGAMARGSADRYFQQEVKDALKLVPEGIEGRVPYKGSMAAVVHQLVGGLKAGMGYTGSREITDLQTRARFRRITGAGLRESHVHDVSITREAPNYRQD; encoded by the coding sequence ATGACTCCTTCCCCTTATAGCCGTGTCACAGAAGCTCTGGCTTTTGACGACGTACTTGTCGTGCCGGATGCATCGGATGTCGTGCCCAGCCAGACAACGGTGCGTACCCGTCTGACCCGCTCGATTGAGCTGAATATTCCGCTGATTTCCTCGGCTATGGACACCGTCTCGGAAGAGCGGATGGCCATTGCCATGGCCCAGCAGGGTGGCCTTGGCGTCATTCATAAAAACCTCACCCCCGAAGTGCAGGCCGAGCACGTGCGGCGCGTCAAGCGCTTCGAATCCGGCATGGTGGTCAACCCGGTGACAGTCGGGCCGGACCAGACCCTGGCCGAAGTGCGCGAGATCATGAGCCGTCATGGTATCAGCGGCCTGCCTGTGGTGGAGCCGGGGTCGCAGGAACTGGTTGGTATCCTGACCAACCGTGATGTCCGCTTTGCCAACGATCTTAACCAGCGCGTGTCGGAACTTATGACCCGCGACCGCCTCGTGACCGTTCGTAACGGGGTGGATGCCGACACAGCCCGCCAGCTGCTGCACAAGCACCGTATTGAAAAACTGTTGGTGGTTGATGACGCCAACCGCTGCATTGGCATCGTGACCGTCAAGGACATGGACAAGGCCGTTGCTCACCCGCTGGCCATCAAGGACAGCATGGGCCGCCTGCGTTGCGCCGCAGCGACCGGTGTGGGTGAAGAAGGCTTCAGCCGGGCAAAGCTGCTGATCGAAGCCGGTGTGGACGTGCTAGTGGTGGACACGGCCCACGGTCATTCCGCCGGTGTGCTGGATGCCGTTGCGCGGCTTAAGGCGCTTGACCCCAACATCCAGATCATGGCGGGCAACGTGGCAACGCCGGAAGCCGCACAGGCACTGGCCAAGGCCGGGGCTGACTGCATTAAAATCGGCATTGGTCCGGGCTCCATCTGCACCACGCGTATTGTCGCAGGTGTTGGCGTGCCGCAGTTCTCCGCCGTGCTGGAAACAGCGCAGGCCTGTAAGGAACTGGATGTGCGCTGCGTGGCCGATGGCGGTATCCGCACCTCGGGCGATATTGTGAAAGCCATTGGTGCCGGGGCCGATGTGGTCATGATCGGCTCGCTTCTGGCAGGCACGGACGAAGCACCGGGTGAGGTGTTCCTGTATCAGGGTCGTTCTTACAAATCCTACCGTGGCATGGGCAGCCTTGGCGCTATGGCCCGTGGTTCGGCAGACCGCTACTTCCAGCAGGAAGTCAAGGACGCGCTCAAGCTCGTGCCAGAAGGGATTGAAGGCCGGGTGCCGTACAAGGGCAGCATGGCCGCTGTTGTGCATCAGCTTGTTGGCGGGTTAAAGGCCGGTATGGGCTATACAGGCTCGCGCGAGATTACGGACCTGCAGACACGTGCCCGTTTCCGGCGCATTACCGGGGCAGGGCTGCGTGAAAGCCATGTCCACGATGTCTCGATCACGCGCGAAGCGCCGAACTACCGCCAGGACTGA